In one Leptospira fletcheri genomic region, the following are encoded:
- a CDS encoding CopG family transcriptional regulator, giving the protein MARVERRFQMLLTEEEFELLRREASEREMSASELLRTCFRNEIFRSDTYRRLEALKELAQIYSGTEI; this is encoded by the coding sequence ATGGCACGCGTAGAACGCCGATTCCAAATGCTCCTGACCGAGGAAGAATTCGAACTATTGAGGAGAGAGGCGAGCGAAAGAGAAATGTCCGCTTCCGAATTGCTTAGGACCTGCTTTCGAAACGAAATTTTCCGCTCCGACACATATCGTCGATTGGAAGCGTTAAAAGAACTGGCCCAGATCTATTCCGGAACCGAGATTTGA